CGGCGTCGGTATATACTGTCGGCGGGACCCGCTCCGGGGGATCCGGCGTCCGACCGCCGACCGTCGGGCGGACCGCCGACAGGGGCGCTCCCTGCGGCGGACGGGGCGGTCGTCAGCGTTACGTGACTATCACTAGCGTGTAAAAATAAAGCGAAGTTTATTCCGAAATCGCGCGTAGTGTCACCCGTGGGCTACGCACAGCAACTCGTCGACACGCTCGACGGGGTCGACTCCCTGTTGGTGGTGTGCCACGACAACCCCGACCCCGATTGTATCTCGAGTGCGCTAGCGCTCGAGACCATCGCCCGCGCGGTCGGCGTCGGAGAGGTCCGGACGGCCTACAGCGAGGAGATCTCCCACCAGGAGAACCTGGCGTTCATCAACCTCCTCGACATCGACCTCGAGGAGGCGGAGGAGCTACACCCGGACGAGTTCGAGCGGATCGCGCTGGTCGGACACGCCGAACCGGGGGCCTACGACGACCTGCCGGTCGAGACGGTCCCCGACATCGTCATCGACCACCGACCGTGCGACGAGCCCGGAGACGTCTCGTTCACCGACTGTCGCACCGGCTACGCGACGACGGCGGCCATCCTCGTCGAGTACCTCCGAACCCTCGACATCGTCCCCTCCGAGCGCCTCGCCTCCGCGCTCCTGTTCGCCCTCCACCGGGAGCGGCTCGATCACGTCCGGAACCCGACCGCCAACGAGTACGCCGCGGGGGCCTACGTCCGGCCGCACGCCGACGTGGAACTCGTCGAACGGATGTACGGGGCGGCGTTCAGCCCGACGACGCTCGACGCGATCGGCGAGGCCATCCGCAACCGCGAGGTCAGGGGGTCGGTGCTCGTCACCTCGGCCGGCATCACGACCGAGACGGACGCCCTCCCGCAGGCGGCGCGCTACCTGCTGAACCTCGAGGGCGTCCGCACCGTGCTCGTCTTCGGCATCGTCGAGGACACCATCCGGATGAGCATCCGCTCCACGGACCCCCGCGTCAACGCGGGCGAGGTCGCCCGCCGGGCGTTCGACGACGTGGGGGACGCAGGCGGCTACCGCGACATGGCCGGCGGCGAGATCCCCCTCGGACTCTTCGCCGACGCCGCGGACGACGCCGTCGTCCTCCGCTACGCCGCCGAACAGGTGAGCGACCGCTTCTTCGAGGAGATGCACCTCTACGACGAAGACTGACCGCGACGCGCAGGAACAAAGGCCGTACGTGTCGATCCACAAAATAACGCTATGCAGGAGTACATCGAGCCGCTCGCGCGCCAGACGGTGTTGCTGTTGCTCGTTCAACTGGCGCTGATCCTGTTCGTCGCGCGGGCGCTCGGCGCGCTCGCGGAGCGCGTCGGGTACCCGGTCGTCGTCGGCGAGTTGCTCACCGGGATCGTCCTCGGGCCGTCCGTGCTGGGCCTGCTCGCCCCGGACCTCTTCCGGACGTTGTTCCCGCCGAACGCGACGCAGTTCCACCTCCTCGAGGTAGTCGCGTTCATCGGGTTGCTCCTGTTGCTCGTACTGACCGGTCTCGAGACGGACCTCGAACTCATCCGACGCGAGTCGAGGACGGCCGCGGCGATCTCGCTCGCGGGGATCGCCGTCCCGTTCGCGATGGGGTTCGCGCTCGGCGAGTGGATGCCACGGGAGTTCCTCGCGACGCCCGATCAGCCGATCGTGTTCAGCCTCTTTCTCGCGACGGCGCTCTCCATCTCCGCCATCCCGGTGGTCGCACGCGTGCTCATGGACCTCGACGCGCTCGGCCGCGGCGTCGGACAGCTGACGATCGTCGCCGCGATGGTGGACGACACGATCGGCTGGTTCCTGCTCTCGCTCGTGGCGGGGCTCGCCCGCAGGGGCGGATTCGACGCCGTCGGGACGGTGACGACCGCGGGGTTCCTCTTCGCGTTCCTGATCGTCGCCTTCACCGTCGGGCAGTGGCTCGTGACGGCGCTCATGAACTCGGCCGCGACCGGCTCCGACCGAACGACGCTCTCGACGATCGTGATACTCGCGCTCGGCACCGGCGCGATCACGGTGGGGATCGGCCTCGAAGCGGTCCTGGGCGCGTACGTCGTCGGAATCCTCGTCGAACGCTCGGGAGCGCTCGACGGACGGACGTTCCAGGCGTTCGAGAACATCACCATTGGGGTGTTCGCCCCCGTGTTCTTCGCCACCGCCGGCCTGCGGGTCGACCTCTCGGCGCTCGCGGAGCCGTCCACCGCGGCGATCGCGGCGATCACGCTCGCCGTCGCCATCGCCGGCAAGTTCGTCGGCGCGGCGATCGGCGCGCTCGGGACGGGACGGTCGCGCTGGGTGGCGTTCACCGTGGGGGCGGGACTGAACGCCCGCGGCGCGATCGAACTCGTCGTCGCGACGGTCGGGCTCCAACTCGGCGTGCTAACGATCGAGCTCTACTCGATCATCGTCCTCGTCGCCGTCGTCACGTCGCTGATGGCCCCGCCGTTGCTGCGGTGGTCGCTCGCCCGTCACCCGGAGGAACACGCACCTGAGCGAGCGGACGAGGTCGCGACCCACCGACACTAGTCCTCCTCGCGCGACCGATACCGCTACTCGTGCCCCGACCGACGACCGACCCTTGGACCGTTCGATCGGAGCGATCGAGGGGACGGACCGAGGTCCTGGGGCGAACGCCGACCGAGTTACGTATAGCGATATACAGTGTAATAGATCGCCGCGCGTGGCGACTCGTGCATTCGCGGCAGACGTAAAAAACCGGCCGACCGCGGGTTCAGGCGATCTGCTCTTCGTACTCCTCGGGCGTGAGGAGCGCGTCGAGTTCGTCCTCGTCTACGCCCTCCAGTTCGAGCATCCAGCCGTCGCCGAAGGGGTCCTCGTTGACGAGTTCGGGCGCGTCGAACAGGTCCTCGTTGACGGCGCTCACGGTGCCCGAGAGCGGCGCGTAGAGGTCGGAGACGGCCTTGATGGACTCGATGACGCCGAACTGCGCCTCCTGTTCGAGTTCGTCGCCCTCGTCGGGGAGTTCGACGAACACCACGTCGCCCAGCTCGTCCTGCGCGAAGTCGGTAATGCCGATTCGAGCGGTGCCGTCCTCGATGCGCGCCCACTCGTGCGTTTCCAGGTAGTACAGGTCGTCGGGTATCTCGAAGCTCATAGGAACGGTGTTTCGGTGACGCGTGCGTCTTTCTTTCGTTCGCGGACGACGACCCCGATCTCCGTGCCCGGGTCGGCGTACTCGCGCGGGACGTACCCGAGGCCGATCGGTTCGCCGAGCGTGGGACTCATCGTACCGCTGGTGACCGTCCCGATGACGGTCCCCTCCCCGTCGGTGATGTCGTAGCCGCTCCGCGGGACACCCCGATCGAGGAGCGTCAACCCGACGAAGCGCTCGTCGGGGTCGGTCGCGTCGGCGAGCGCGTCGCGACCGACGAAGTCCGTGTCGAGCGCGACGACGAAGCCGATGCCCGCCTCGTAGGGCGTCCGCGGGTTCGACTCGGGGTCGAAGTCCTGCCCGGAGAGCAGGAACCCCTTCTCGATGCGGAGCGTGTCCCGCGCGCCGAGACCGCAGGGCTGGCAGGGGAGCGCGGACCAGACCGTCTCCGCCCCGTCCCACGGACAGAGGATCTCGAAGCCGTCCTCGCCCGTGTAACCCGTGCGCGCGGCGAGAACGTCGATCCCCTCGACGGTCGCCTCGGCGACGTCGAACCGCGAGACGTCGCGGACCCCCTCGCCCGCGGCGTTGGCGACGAGGTCCTCGCTGTCGGGGCCCTGGACCGCGAACATGGCGTACTCCTCGGTGCGGTTCTCGACGGTGCAGTCGAGATCCCACCGGTCGCGGTGGTCGACCCAGCGCGCCGCCATCTCCTCGTCGTGGCCCGCGTTCGGGACGAAGAGGTAGGCGTCGCCCGCGTCGGGCTGATGCGCCTCGGGGAGCGCGTACACGACCGTATCGTCGAGAACGACGCCCGATTCGTCGGTGACGGCCGAGTACTGCCCATCACCGGGTGAGAGTCGCGATACGTCGTTCGTGGTGAGCCGCTGCATCAACTCGGCGGCGTCCGGACCCCAAACCTCGATCTCGCCCATGTGCGAGACGTCGAAGATGCCGACGGATCCGCGGACGGCCTCGTGTTCGGTCCGGATGGAGTCGAACTCCACCGGCATCTCCCACCCGCCGAACTCCGTGAACTTCGCGCGGTCGGCGAGGAGGTCGCGCAACGGCGGTTTCCGAAGGGCCATATGCCTCCCCTCGGGGCGAACGACGTAATGATTTGGTTTGTCGGACGGGGGGAGTCGGACCACGGATACACCGATAATCGCGATACGAAATCCGAGACCCGAACGCCGGGGACCGACGGTATATCACGACGCGGGCGTAGATCCGTAGACGTGACCGACGAAGACACCGATGCCGAGGCCGAGACCGAGGACCGCCCGGACGTGGACAGCGGCGGCGTCGAAAACGAGGCGATCATCAAGGGGTTCTACGACGACGATGGTGCCGAAGCGACGGACGGGCACGACGGGGCAGGAGACGACGGATCGGGGGACGACGGAGGAGAGAGTGACGGGGGAGAGAGTGACGGAGGAGAGAGTGACGGAGGAGAGAGTGACGGAGGGTGAGTGAAGAAGTAGCGGGCGACGACGCGGCGGACGAGGCGACAGGCGGCGGGGACGGGCGGCGTCGATCGGTGGACGGCGAGCGTCCGTTCCGGCGTGGATCGCGCCGCGCTCGCGACCCACTACCGTACGAAGAGGCGGAGGTGTTGACGTTGCGAGGGTCGTACGGGTGGCGGTTCAGCTCTCGAACGGCGGTTCGTCGCGGTGGTTGTCGACGTTCTCCTGTTCGGCCGCCTCCTCCTCGCGGACCTCGGACTTCCGCTCTACCTCCTCCTCGATCTCCTCGTTGCGGCGCTCGCGGGCGGCCTCCTTCGCCTTCTCC
The Halomarina pelagica DNA segment above includes these coding regions:
- a CDS encoding DHH family phosphoesterase, with amino-acid sequence MGYAQQLVDTLDGVDSLLVVCHDNPDPDCISSALALETIARAVGVGEVRTAYSEEISHQENLAFINLLDIDLEEAEELHPDEFERIALVGHAEPGAYDDLPVETVPDIVIDHRPCDEPGDVSFTDCRTGYATTAAILVEYLRTLDIVPSERLASALLFALHRERLDHVRNPTANEYAAGAYVRPHADVELVERMYGAAFSPTTLDAIGEAIRNREVRGSVLVTSAGITTETDALPQAARYLLNLEGVRTVLVFGIVEDTIRMSIRSTDPRVNAGEVARRAFDDVGDAGGYRDMAGGEIPLGLFADAADDAVVLRYAAEQVSDRFFEEMHLYDED
- a CDS encoding cation:proton antiporter, translated to MQEYIEPLARQTVLLLLVQLALILFVARALGALAERVGYPVVVGELLTGIVLGPSVLGLLAPDLFRTLFPPNATQFHLLEVVAFIGLLLLLVLTGLETDLELIRRESRTAAAISLAGIAVPFAMGFALGEWMPREFLATPDQPIVFSLFLATALSISAIPVVARVLMDLDALGRGVGQLTIVAAMVDDTIGWFLLSLVAGLARRGGFDAVGTVTTAGFLFAFLIVAFTVGQWLVTALMNSAATGSDRTTLSTIVILALGTGAITVGIGLEAVLGAYVVGILVERSGALDGRTFQAFENITIGVFAPVFFATAGLRVDLSALAEPSTAAIAAITLAVAIAGKFVGAAIGALGTGRSRWVAFTVGAGLNARGAIELVVATVGLQLGVLTIELYSIIVLVAVVTSLMAPPLLRWSLARHPEEHAPERADEVATHRH
- the gcvH gene encoding glycine cleavage system protein GcvH, which produces MSFEIPDDLYYLETHEWARIEDGTARIGITDFAQDELGDVVFVELPDEGDELEQEAQFGVIESIKAVSDLYAPLSGTVSAVNEDLFDAPELVNEDPFGDGWMLELEGVDEDELDALLTPEEYEEQIA
- the gcvT gene encoding glycine cleavage system aminomethyltransferase GcvT; the protein is MALRKPPLRDLLADRAKFTEFGGWEMPVEFDSIRTEHEAVRGSVGIFDVSHMGEIEVWGPDAAELMQRLTTNDVSRLSPGDGQYSAVTDESGVVLDDTVVYALPEAHQPDAGDAYLFVPNAGHDEEMAARWVDHRDRWDLDCTVENRTEEYAMFAVQGPDSEDLVANAAGEGVRDVSRFDVAEATVEGIDVLAARTGYTGEDGFEILCPWDGAETVWSALPCQPCGLGARDTLRIEKGFLLSGQDFDPESNPRTPYEAGIGFVVALDTDFVGRDALADATDPDERFVGLTLLDRGVPRSGYDITDGEGTVIGTVTSGTMSPTLGEPIGLGYVPREYADPGTEIGVVVRERKKDARVTETPFL